One region of Pedococcus aerophilus genomic DNA includes:
- a CDS encoding succinic semialdehyde dehydrogenase, whose protein sequence is MAPDLIADPETDPTATYAVDPALVRRLARRVVAAPRAEHHVSHTPMTGAPLASLPLSTREDVAVAVDAARAAQRAWSRTPMEVRERIMLRFHDLVLDRQVELLDVVQLESGKTRGQAFEEVADVALVARHYGRSAAAYLRPWRRAGLFPVLTQTTEHHHPRGVVGIVSPWNYPLSLAITDAIPAIMAGNAVVLRPDLQASLTALRVVQLLTEAGLPESVLQVVLGDGANVGQAVVDLADYVCFTGSTATGRSVAVSVAGRLAGYSLELGGKNAMYVADDADLDKAVAGAVRACFSSAGQLCISVERLIVHDSIADEFTTRFVEAVGAMTLGPALEFGTDMGSLVSQAQLDRVTAHVDDARAKGARVLTGGRARPDLGPFFHEPTVLTGVTAAMDVRDDETFGPVVSIYRVHSDDEAIRLANDTDYGLNASVWTRDVARGRRIGTAIAVGTVNVNEGYAAAWGSVAAPMGGMKQSGVGRRHGAEGILKYTESQNVTAQYLLPIAPSLGLSEEGYARVMTAALRTLKAVGRR, encoded by the coding sequence ATGGCTCCGGACCTCATCGCCGACCCCGAGACCGACCCCACCGCGACGTATGCCGTGGACCCGGCCCTCGTCCGACGGCTGGCCCGGAGGGTGGTCGCCGCGCCCCGCGCGGAGCACCACGTGAGCCACACCCCGATGACCGGGGCGCCCCTCGCCTCGCTGCCGCTGTCGACCCGCGAGGACGTCGCCGTCGCCGTGGACGCCGCGCGCGCAGCCCAGCGCGCGTGGTCGCGGACGCCGATGGAGGTCCGCGAGCGGATCATGCTGCGGTTCCACGACCTCGTGCTCGACCGACAGGTCGAGCTGCTCGACGTGGTCCAGCTCGAGTCCGGCAAGACGCGGGGCCAGGCCTTCGAGGAGGTCGCCGACGTCGCCCTGGTGGCGCGGCACTACGGCCGCTCCGCGGCGGCATACCTGCGACCGTGGCGTCGCGCCGGGCTGTTCCCCGTCCTGACCCAGACGACCGAGCACCACCACCCGCGGGGGGTGGTGGGCATCGTCAGCCCGTGGAACTACCCGCTGTCGCTGGCGATCACTGACGCGATCCCGGCGATCATGGCCGGCAACGCCGTCGTCCTGCGCCCCGACCTGCAGGCCTCGCTCACCGCCCTGCGGGTGGTCCAGCTGCTCACCGAAGCCGGGCTGCCGGAGTCGGTGCTCCAGGTCGTCCTCGGTGACGGGGCGAACGTCGGGCAGGCCGTCGTCGACCTCGCCGACTACGTCTGCTTCACGGGCTCGACGGCGACCGGTCGCAGCGTCGCGGTGTCGGTGGCCGGCCGGCTGGCGGGGTACAGCCTGGAGCTCGGCGGGAAGAACGCGATGTACGTCGCCGACGACGCGGACCTCGACAAGGCCGTCGCTGGTGCGGTCCGCGCCTGCTTCTCGTCGGCCGGTCAGCTCTGCATCTCCGTGGAGCGGCTGATCGTCCACGACAGCATCGCCGACGAGTTCACGACGCGGTTCGTCGAGGCGGTCGGGGCGATGACGCTCGGGCCGGCGCTGGAGTTCGGCACCGACATGGGGTCGCTCGTCTCGCAGGCCCAGCTGGACCGGGTGACCGCGCACGTCGACGACGCCCGGGCCAAGGGCGCCCGGGTCCTCACCGGCGGACGTGCCCGACCCGACCTCGGGCCGTTCTTCCACGAGCCGACCGTCCTGACCGGGGTCACGGCCGCGATGGACGTCCGCGACGACGAGACCTTCGGGCCGGTCGTGTCGATCTACCGCGTGCACAGCGACGACGAGGCGATCCGACTCGCGAACGACACCGACTACGGCCTCAACGCCTCGGTCTGGACCCGCGACGTGGCGCGTGGACGGCGGATCGGCACGGCGATCGCCGTCGGCACGGTCAACGTCAACGAGGGGTATGCCGCCGCGTGGGGGAGTGTGGCCGCTCCGATGGGTGGCATGAAGCAGTCCGGGGTGGGGCGTCGCCACGGGGCCGAGGGCATCCTCAAGTACACGGAGTCGCAGAACGTCACCGCGCAGTACCTCCTTCCGATCGCTCCCTCGCTGGGGCTGTCGGAGGAGGGCTACGCGCGTGTCATGACCGCCGCGCTGCGGACCCTCAAGGCGGTCGGTCGCCGATGA
- a CDS encoding GMC family oxidoreductase: MSAPAESSSSLPSGDDGALPAGSHVDVLVVGSGFGGSVTALRLVEKGYRVHVIESGRRFRDEDFARTSWDVRSYLWAPKLKCFGVQRIHRLPDVMVLAGAGVGGGSLNYANTLYVPPEPFFKDPQWADITDWQSELEQHYSTATAMLGVVTNPCEGIVEDVMRRTAEDLGVGDTFRKTPTGVFYGMPGKRVPDPYFGGAGPERTGCTQCGNCMVGCRVGAKNTLVKNYLALAENLGATIEPMRTVVRVAPRRGGGYAVSHEATGAWLRKDRRTVTADQVVFAGGTWGTQKLLHTLRQNGALPRLSSRLGHLTRTNSEALNGVMVEKVPRGENLSRGVAITSSFHPTADTHVENCRYGPGSNLMGAMATIMVPGDRLPRPVQFLVEAVKHPVVFVRSFSQYRWSERTIIGLIMQSRDNSLRVTGTRGRFGGRGLTSRQGHGEPNPTYIPAGQESMKALAARLSEATGLRAFAGGSLGEVANIPMTAHFLGGVAIGSSPERGVIDGYQRVWHYPDLHVVDGSAISANLGVNPSLSITAQAERAMSLWPNKGEHDPRPAQGEGYLALEPVKAANPAVTRYGAS; encoded by the coding sequence ATGAGCGCCCCGGCCGAGAGCTCCTCCAGCCTGCCCTCCGGCGACGACGGCGCGCTGCCCGCGGGAAGCCACGTCGACGTCCTGGTGGTCGGGTCGGGATTCGGCGGGTCGGTGACCGCGCTGCGCCTCGTGGAGAAGGGCTACCGGGTCCACGTCATCGAGTCGGGCCGCCGGTTCCGCGACGAGGACTTCGCCAGGACGTCGTGGGACGTGCGCAGCTACCTGTGGGCGCCGAAGCTGAAATGCTTTGGGGTGCAGCGGATCCACCGCCTCCCCGATGTCATGGTGCTGGCCGGGGCGGGGGTCGGTGGCGGCTCGCTCAACTACGCCAACACCCTCTACGTGCCGCCCGAGCCGTTCTTCAAGGACCCGCAGTGGGCCGACATCACCGACTGGCAGTCCGAGCTAGAGCAGCACTACTCGACGGCCACGGCGATGCTCGGTGTCGTCACGAACCCGTGCGAGGGGATCGTCGAGGACGTCATGCGCCGCACCGCCGAGGACCTCGGTGTCGGCGACACGTTCCGCAAGACCCCGACCGGTGTCTTCTACGGCATGCCGGGCAAGCGCGTCCCCGACCCGTACTTCGGCGGTGCCGGACCGGAGCGCACGGGCTGCACCCAGTGCGGCAACTGCATGGTCGGCTGCCGGGTCGGCGCGAAGAACACGTTGGTGAAGAACTACCTCGCCCTCGCCGAGAACCTCGGCGCGACCATCGAGCCGATGCGGACCGTGGTGCGCGTGGCCCCGCGCCGTGGCGGTGGGTATGCCGTGTCGCACGAGGCGACGGGGGCGTGGCTGCGCAAGGACCGTCGCACCGTCACCGCCGACCAGGTCGTCTTCGCCGGCGGGACGTGGGGGACGCAGAAGCTGTTGCACACGCTGCGCCAGAACGGCGCCCTGCCGAGGCTCTCCTCGCGCCTGGGCCACCTGACCCGCACCAACTCCGAGGCCCTCAACGGCGTGATGGTCGAGAAGGTCCCGCGGGGCGAGAACCTGTCCAGGGGCGTCGCGATCACCTCGTCGTTCCACCCCACTGCCGACACCCATGTCGAGAACTGCCGCTACGGTCCCGGCTCCAACCTCATGGGGGCGATGGCGACGATCATGGTCCCCGGCGACCGGCTGCCCCGACCCGTCCAGTTCCTCGTGGAGGCGGTGAAGCACCCGGTGGTCTTCGTGCGCTCCTTCTCGCAGTACCGGTGGAGCGAGCGCACCATCATCGGCCTGATCATGCAGAGCCGCGACAACTCGCTGCGCGTCACCGGCACCCGAGGGCGGTTCGGCGGCCGGGGGCTGACCTCCCGGCAGGGCCACGGCGAGCCCAACCCGACGTACATCCCGGCCGGCCAGGAATCGATGAAGGCGCTCGCCGCGCGGCTCTCGGAGGCGACCGGTCTGCGCGCCTTCGCCGGCGGCAGCCTCGGAGAGGTCGCCAACATCCCGATGACGGCGCACTTCCTCGGGGGAGTGGCGATCGGCTCGAGCCCGGAGCGCGGCGTCATCGATGGCTACCAGCGCGTCTGGCACTACCCCGACCTGCACGTCGTCGACGGCTCCGCCATCTCGGCGAACCTCGGTGTCAACCCGTCGCTGAGCATCACCGCCCAGGCCGAGCGCGCGATGTCGTTGTGGCCCAACAAGGGCGAGCACGACCCGCGGCCCGCACAGGGCGAGGGCTACCTGGCGCTCGAACCCGTCAAGGCGGCCAACCCCGCCGTGACGCGGTACGGCGCCTCCTGA
- a CDS encoding GuaB3 family IMP dehydrogenase-related protein, which yields MTEIEIGRGKRGRRAYSFDDIAVVPSRRTRDPEEVSVGWQIDAYHFDIPVIAAPMDSVMSPESAIKLGNLGGLPVLDLEGLWTRYDDPSPLLAEIATLDPATATARMQEIYAAEIQPELIVERLKQVRAAGVTVAGALSPQRTQQFWKHVVDAGVDLFVIRGTTVSAEHVSGRAEPLNLKRFIYELDVPVIVGGAASYTAALHLMRTGAAGVLVGFGGGAAHTTRRTLGIHAPMASAIADVAAARRDYLDESGGRYVHVIADGGMGDSGDIVKAVACGADAVMLGAALARATDAPGRGLHWGPEAHHQELPRGSRVEVGAIAPLEQILFGPGRTASGQTNLIGALRRAMATTGYSDLKEFQRVEVVVAPYQAT from the coding sequence GTGACTGAGATCGAGATCGGCCGAGGCAAGCGCGGCCGTCGGGCCTACTCCTTCGACGACATCGCCGTCGTCCCGTCCCGCCGCACCCGCGACCCCGAAGAGGTGTCGGTGGGCTGGCAGATCGACGCCTACCACTTCGACATCCCGGTCATCGCGGCCCCGATGGACTCGGTGATGAGCCCCGAGTCCGCGATCAAGCTCGGCAACCTCGGCGGCCTGCCCGTCCTCGACCTAGAGGGGCTGTGGACGCGGTACGACGACCCGAGCCCGCTGCTCGCGGAGATCGCGACGCTCGACCCGGCCACCGCCACCGCGCGGATGCAGGAGATCTACGCCGCCGAGATCCAGCCCGAGCTCATCGTCGAGCGGCTCAAGCAGGTTCGTGCCGCCGGCGTGACCGTGGCCGGTGCCCTCAGCCCGCAGCGCACCCAGCAGTTCTGGAAGCACGTCGTCGACGCCGGGGTCGACCTGTTCGTCATCCGCGGCACCACGGTCAGCGCCGAGCACGTCTCGGGTCGCGCCGAGCCGCTGAACCTCAAGCGCTTCATCTACGAGCTCGACGTCCCCGTGATCGTCGGCGGCGCAGCCTCGTACACCGCTGCCCTGCACCTCATGCGGACCGGCGCCGCAGGTGTCCTCGTCGGGTTCGGCGGGGGAGCGGCGCACACCACCCGTCGCACGCTCGGCATCCACGCCCCGATGGCCAGCGCCATCGCCGACGTCGCCGCGGCCCGCCGCGACTACCTCGACGAGTCCGGTGGTCGCTACGTCCACGTCATCGCCGACGGCGGCATGGGCGACAGTGGCGACATCGTCAAGGCCGTGGCCTGCGGCGCCGACGCCGTCATGCTCGGTGCCGCCCTCGCCCGCGCGACCGACGCCCCCGGGCGCGGCCTGCACTGGGGCCCCGAGGCGCACCACCAGGAGCTGCCGCGTGGTTCGCGCGTCGAGGTCGGTGCCATCGCGCCGCTCGAGCAGATCCTCTTCGGGCCGGGTCGCACGGCCTCCGGCCAGACCAACCTCATCGGTGCGCTGCGCCGGGCGATGGCCACCACGGGCTACTCCGACCTCAAGGAGTTCCAGCGCGTCGAGGTCGTCGTCGCGCCCTACCAGGCCACGTGA